From Vicinamibacterales bacterium, a single genomic window includes:
- a CDS encoding TonB-dependent receptor, protein MCLLLTVLAAPALTAAGQTSGTLSGRAIDASGAVVPGVTISARHLERGVERATVTDAGGRFVMAALPIGVYDVRAELAGFKSVVRPGVALTVGEAVVLEFSLEVGALTEAVSVSGTAPAVNTRTGELSYLVDARAIENLPLNGRNYTDLAFLQPGVTPYPYRDGGSVVAHGLGMTVNGQDPRANVYLLDGTLLNDMTNGPAGSAAGTSLGTETVQEFRVETNAYGAEFGRMSGGQVNVITKSGSNQLNGTAYEFHRNDALDARNYFDVAGKPAFRRNQFGVTAGGPVRQDKLFYFVGYEGLRENLGRTITSAVPDANARLGLLPDPANRGQFLNVGVNAAVAPYLNAYPAPNGASLGDGTALHSFQFDQRIDQDFLQGRVDYNLSPGSQFFARYTLDDADQRLPLDYPQFPRAFVSRNQFLTAELKQAFSSNLLATYRAGYSRTRVGQSVEANTTLPAFVPGRAFIGNIDVGGLQRFGTQASVDVRFLQQVTSLSADLVWTRGRHLIRTGALAEHYQQDMVNPTFSLGTYSFANLRALMENRATSFIGLTPAARFDRQWPFWLAGGYLQDEFRAHERLTVTAGLRYEFMTMPIDAGGHDSALVNLTDRTATVGQLYEGADYNNLSPRVGLSWDVAGDGRTAVRAGYGLYYSTNSSQNLIVTVTNPPDTPRVVYQAPTFPNPPFERASGLSIRPVQWDGVTPSIHVWNANVQRELPGQIAVTLGYAGSRGYDLLRSNDLNTAVPATGADGRPFFAVGTPRQNTAWTTIEAKTSDGDSWYQALIVDVRRRFANGWSFQTSYTWSDSQDTTQASTFFSDATNGTTSAFPEYIADYNRGPSDFDITHNLVANATWDIPWGRGLTGPAGALLGGWRVSAIGTYRSGYPLTVFVQNNRSRSQWQPSLGPGIGRDRPSYAPGFNAGNAVTGNPAQWFNPQAFALQPAGTFGNTGRGDFRGPDLRVVDLSLTKETGLPAGSARLEVRLEVFNVFNRANFGVPNLTAFAGAADGEVPLGSFGRIRNTVTSARQVQLGVRLRF, encoded by the coding sequence GTGTGTCTTCTTCTTACGGTCCTGGCCGCGCCGGCGTTGACCGCCGCCGGGCAGACTTCGGGCACCCTGTCGGGCCGCGCCATCGACGCGAGCGGGGCGGTCGTCCCCGGGGTCACGATTTCGGCCCGTCACCTCGAGCGCGGCGTCGAACGCGCCACGGTGACTGACGCCGGCGGGCGCTTCGTGATGGCCGCGCTGCCGATCGGCGTCTACGACGTGCGGGCGGAGCTGGCGGGCTTCAAGTCGGTGGTCCGGCCCGGCGTCGCGCTCACCGTCGGTGAGGCGGTGGTCCTGGAGTTCTCGCTCGAGGTCGGCGCGCTGACGGAGGCCGTGAGCGTGTCGGGCACGGCGCCGGCCGTCAACACCCGCACCGGCGAGCTCAGCTACCTGGTGGATGCCCGGGCCATCGAGAACCTGCCGCTCAACGGCCGCAACTACACCGACCTGGCGTTCCTGCAACCGGGCGTCACGCCGTATCCGTATCGCGATGGCGGCTCGGTGGTGGCCCACGGCCTGGGCATGACCGTGAACGGCCAGGACCCGCGCGCCAACGTTTACCTGCTGGATGGCACGCTCCTGAACGACATGACCAACGGCCCGGCCGGCAGCGCCGCCGGCACCTCGCTCGGCACGGAGACGGTGCAGGAGTTCCGTGTCGAGACCAACGCGTATGGCGCCGAGTTCGGCCGCATGAGCGGCGGCCAGGTCAACGTCATCACCAAGTCGGGCAGTAACCAGCTAAACGGCACGGCCTATGAGTTCCACCGCAACGACGCCCTCGACGCGCGCAACTACTTCGACGTCGCCGGCAAGCCGGCGTTCAGGCGCAATCAGTTTGGCGTGACGGCAGGCGGACCGGTGCGGCAGGACAAGCTGTTTTACTTCGTGGGCTACGAAGGCCTGCGCGAGAATCTCGGCCGCACCATTACCTCGGCCGTCCCCGACGCCAACGCGCGCCTGGGCTTGCTGCCCGACCCCGCCAACCGCGGACAGTTCCTCAACGTCGGCGTCAACGCCGCGGTGGCGCCGTACCTCAACGCCTATCCGGCGCCGAACGGCGCGAGCCTGGGTGATGGCACGGCGCTGCACAGCTTCCAGTTCGATCAGCGGATCGACCAGGATTTCCTCCAGGGCCGCGTCGACTACAACCTGTCACCGGGCAGCCAGTTCTTCGCCCGCTACACCCTGGACGACGCGGACCAGCGGCTGCCGCTCGACTACCCGCAATTCCCGCGTGCGTTCGTGTCGCGCAACCAGTTCCTCACTGCCGAACTGAAGCAGGCGTTCTCGTCGAACCTGCTCGCGACGTATCGCGCCGGCTACAGCCGCACGCGCGTGGGGCAGTCGGTCGAGGCCAACACCACGCTGCCGGCGTTCGTGCCGGGGCGCGCGTTCATCGGCAACATCGACGTCGGCGGCTTGCAGCGCTTTGGGACGCAGGCCTCGGTTGATGTCCGGTTCCTGCAGCAGGTCACCAGCCTCTCGGCTGACCTGGTGTGGACCCGCGGCCGGCACTTGATCCGCACCGGTGCGCTTGCCGAGCACTATCAGCAGGACATGGTGAACCCGACCTTCAGCCTCGGCACCTATTCGTTCGCGAACCTGCGCGCGCTCATGGAGAATCGGGCGACCAGCTTCATCGGTCTCACGCCCGCGGCACGGTTCGATCGCCAGTGGCCGTTCTGGCTGGCCGGCGGCTACCTGCAGGACGAGTTCCGGGCGCACGAGCGGCTGACGGTGACGGCCGGCTTGCGCTACGAGTTCATGACGATGCCCATCGACGCCGGCGGCCACGATTCGGCCCTCGTCAACCTGACCGATCGCACGGCGACGGTCGGACAGCTGTACGAAGGCGCCGACTACAACAACCTGTCGCCCCGCGTCGGCCTGTCGTGGGATGTGGCCGGCGACGGGCGCACCGCCGTCAGGGCGGGCTACGGCCTGTACTATTCGACCAACAGTTCGCAGAACCTGATTGTCACGGTGACCAATCCGCCTGACACACCGCGCGTGGTGTACCAGGCCCCGACGTTCCCGAATCCGCCGTTCGAGCGCGCGTCGGGCCTGTCGATTCGCCCGGTGCAATGGGATGGGGTCACGCCGTCGATTCACGTGTGGAACGCCAACGTGCAGCGCGAGCTGCCAGGCCAGATCGCGGTCACGCTGGGCTACGCGGGCTCGCGCGGCTACGACCTGCTGCGCAGCAACGACCTCAACACCGCCGTGCCGGCCACCGGTGCGGATGGCCGGCCGTTCTTCGCGGTTGGCACGCCTCGCCAGAACACCGCCTGGACCACCATCGAGGCCAAGACCTCGGATGGCGACTCCTGGTACCAAGCCCTCATCGTCGATGTCAGGCGCCGGTTCGCCAACGGCTGGTCGTTCCAGACGTCGTACACGTGGTCCGACTCACAAGACACCACTCAGGCGTCGACGTTCTTCTCGGATGCGACCAATGGCACGACGTCGGCGTTCCCCGAATACATCGCCGACTACAACCGCGGGCCGTCCGATTTCGACATCACGCACAACCTGGTGGCGAACGCGACCTGGGACATCCCGTGGGGCCGCGGCCTCACCGGGCCTGCCGGCGCCTTGCTTGGGGGCTGGCGCGTGTCGGCCATCGGCACCTACCGCAGCGGCTATCCGCTGACCGTGTTCGTGCAGAACAACCGATCGCGATCGCAGTGGCAGCCGTCGCTTGGCCCCGGCATCGGACGCGACCGTCCCAGCTACGCGCCGGGCTTCAACGCCGGGAATGCCGTCACCGGCAATCCGGCGCAGTGGTTCAATCCGCAGGCATTCGCGCTGCAGCCGGCCGGCACGTTCGGCAACACTGGTCGTGGCGACTTCCGCGGACCCGATCTGCGCGTGGTGGACCTGTCGCTGACCAAGGAGACCGGCCTGCCCGCGGGCTCAGCCCGTCTCGAGGTGCGTCTCGAGGTGTTCAACGTGTTCAACCGCGCCAACTTCGGGGTGCCGAACCTGACCGCGTTCGCCGGCGCCGCCGATGGCGAAGTCCCGCTCGGCAGCTTCGGCCGCATCCGCAACACCGTCACATCCGCTCGCCAAGTGCAGTTGGGCGTCCGCTTGCGTTTCTGA
- a CDS encoding MFS transporter codes for MSTTRPNLTPLQWLICGIAALGFAFDIYEILMAPLVVGPAIGELTGGRPGTPGFNFWVGMFFWVPALVGGAFGLLGGYLTDRFGRRRVLVWSILIYAFSAMAAGMSTSIWMLLFFRSTTYIGVFVEFVAAVAWIAEIFPDAKLREAALGYTQAFSSIGGIMVTGAYAIAVTYAQWFPAIHGSHAPWRYTLISGVIPALPLILIRPFLPESPAWQLKKAAGTLRRPSIAALFTPELRRTTIVTTLMFAFAYGAAFGAIQQMPRIVPGLEEVRVLAPPQQQQTASLVQAYQEFGGLAGRFLLAFLALRILSRRKLIRTFQIPGLIIIPFVFFYAATNSLELTKWGMFAAGIFTVGQLSFWGNYLPRVYPTHLRGTGEGFAANIGGRMLGTGFALVTTTMANYMPGGAASTRLAYAATITVTFVYAAGFVTSFFLPEPKGDELPE; via the coding sequence ATGTCCACCACTCGTCCCAACCTGACCCCCTTGCAGTGGCTGATCTGCGGCATCGCCGCCCTCGGCTTCGCCTTCGACATCTACGAAATCCTGATGGCGCCGCTCGTGGTCGGGCCCGCCATCGGCGAGTTGACTGGCGGGCGGCCGGGCACGCCGGGCTTCAACTTCTGGGTCGGGATGTTCTTCTGGGTGCCGGCCCTCGTCGGCGGCGCCTTCGGGCTGCTCGGCGGCTACCTCACCGACCGCTTCGGCCGCCGCCGCGTGTTGGTGTGGAGCATCCTGATCTACGCCTTCTCGGCGATGGCCGCAGGGATGTCCACCAGCATCTGGATGCTGCTCTTCTTCCGCTCGACCACCTACATCGGCGTGTTCGTCGAGTTCGTCGCGGCGGTAGCGTGGATTGCGGAGATCTTTCCCGACGCGAAGCTGCGCGAAGCAGCGCTCGGCTACACGCAGGCGTTCTCGTCGATCGGCGGCATCATGGTCACGGGCGCCTACGCCATCGCGGTGACCTACGCGCAATGGTTTCCGGCCATTCACGGCAGCCACGCGCCGTGGCGCTACACGCTGATCTCCGGCGTCATCCCGGCGCTGCCCTTGATCCTGATCCGGCCCTTCCTGCCGGAATCGCCGGCCTGGCAGCTGAAGAAGGCGGCCGGCACGCTGCGACGCCCGTCGATCGCGGCGCTGTTCACGCCGGAACTGCGGCGCACGACCATCGTGACAACGCTGATGTTCGCGTTTGCGTATGGCGCGGCGTTCGGCGCCATCCAGCAGATGCCGCGCATCGTCCCCGGCCTGGAGGAAGTGCGCGTGCTGGCGCCGCCGCAACAGCAACAGACGGCGAGCCTGGTGCAGGCCTACCAGGAGTTCGGCGGGCTGGCGGGACGCTTCCTGCTCGCGTTCCTGGCGCTGCGGATCTTGTCGCGACGGAAGCTGATTCGAACGTTCCAGATTCCCGGGCTGATCATCATCCCGTTCGTGTTCTTCTATGCCGCGACCAACAGCCTCGAACTGACCAAGTGGGGCATGTTCGCCGCCGGCATCTTCACGGTTGGCCAGCTGAGTTTCTGGGGCAACTACCTGCCGCGCGTGTATCCCACGCACCTGCGTGGCACCGGTGAAGGGTTTGCCGCCAACATCGGCGGCCGCATGCTCGGCACCGGGTTTGCCCTCGTGACGACAACCATGGCGAACTACATGCCAGGCGGCGCGGCCTCAACACGGCTCGCGTATGCCGCCACGATCACCGTGACGTTCGTCTACGCGGCCGGCTTCGTCACCAGCTTCTTCCTCCCGGAACCGAAGGGCGACGAACTGCCCGAGTAG